One Lampris incognitus isolate fLamInc1 chromosome 18, fLamInc1.hap2, whole genome shotgun sequence genomic region harbors:
- the LOC130129115 gene encoding uncharacterized protein LOC130129115 has product MQNTAISPEPLHRLCTASPPFLHRLSIVSPPFLHRLSTVSPLPHHHLFTVSPPPLHRLSTVSPPPLHRFSTASPPPLHRFSTASAPPLHRFSTASPPFFHCLATASPPFLHRLSTVSPLPHHHLFTVSPPPLHRLSTVSPPPLHRFSTASPPFLHCLTTTSPPFLHCLTTTSSPFLHRLCTASPPFLHRLSTVSPPPLHRFSTASPPPLHRFSTASPPPLHRFSTASPPPLHRFSTVSPPPLHRFSTASPPFLHCLATASPPFLHRLSTVSPPPLHRFSTTSPPFLHHLSTVSPPPFHRFSTTSPPPLHRLSTVSPPPLHRLSTVSPPPLHCFSTASPPPLHRFSTTSPPFLHRLSTVFPLPRHRLSTVSPPPLHRFSTAFPLFLHRLSTASPLPLHRFSTVSPPPLHHFSSRH; this is encoded by the coding sequence ATGCAGAATACAGCGATCTCCCCAGAACCTCTGCACCGCCTCTGCACCGCCTCTCCACCATTTCTCCACCGCCTCTCCATCGTTTCTCCACCGTTTCTCCACCGCCTCTCCACCGTTTCTCCACTGCCTCACCACCACCTCTTCACCGTTTCTCCACCGCCTCTGCACCGCCTCTCCACCGTTTCTCCACCGCCTCTCCACCGTTTCTCCACTGCCTCGCCACCGCCTCTCCACCGTTTCTCCACCGCCTCTGCACCGCCTCTCCACCGTTTCTCCACCGCCTCTCCACCGTTTTTCCACTGCCTCGCCACCGCCTCTCCACCGTTTCTCCACCGCCTCTCCACCGTTTCTCCACTGCCTCACCACCACCTCTTCACCGTTTCTCCACCGCCTCTGCACCGCCTCTCCACCGTTTCTCCACCGCCTCTCCACCGTTTCTCCACCGCCTCTCCACCGTTTCTCCACTGCCTCACCACCACCTCTCCACCGTTTCTCCACTGCCTCACCACCACCTCTTCACCGTTTCTCCACCGCCTCTGCACCGCCTCTCCACCGTTTCTCCACCGCCTCTCCACCGTTTCTCCACCGCCTCTCCACCGTTTCTCCACTGCCTCACCACCACCTCTCCACCGTTTCTCCACTGCCTCACCACCACCTCTCCACCGTTTCTCCACTGCCTCGCCACCGCCTCTCCACCGTTTCTCCACCGTTTCTCCACCGCCTCTCCACCGTTTCTCCACCGCCTCTCCACCGTTTCTCCACTGCCTCGCCACCGCCTCTCCACCGTTTCTCCACCGCCTCTCCACCGTTTCTCCACCGCCTCTCCACCGTTTCTCCACCACCTCTCCACCGTTTCTCCACCACCTCTCCACCGTTTCTCCACCGCCTTTCCACCGTTTCTCCACCACCTCTCCACCGCCTCTCCACCGCCTCTCCACCGTTTCTCCACCGCCTCTGCACCGCCTCTCCACCGTTTCTCCACCGCCTCTCCACTGTTTTTCCACTGCCTCGCCACCGCCTCTCCACCGTTTCTCCACCACCTCTCCACCGTTTCTCCACCGCCTCTCCACCGTTTTTCCACTGCCTCGCCACCGCCTCTCCACCGTTTCTCCACCACCTCTCCACCGTTTCTCCACCGCCTTTCCACTGTTTCTCCACCGCCTCTCCACCGCCTCTCCACTGCCTCTCCACCGTTTCTCCACCGTTTCTCCACCGCCTCTCCACCACTTTTCCTCACGACACTGA
- the LOC130129116 gene encoding uncharacterized protein LOC130129116 → MPRLHPSSGLPHTARHATSAPVFRSSSHRPPCHVCTRLPVFLTPPAMPRLHPSSGLPHTAHHATPIPVFRSSSHRPPCHVCTRLPVFLTPPAMPRLHPSSGLPHTARHATSAPVFRSSSHRPPCHVCTRLPVFLTPLAMPRLHPSSGLPHTARHATSAPVFRSSSHRPPCHAYTRLPVFLTPPAMTRLHPSSGLPHTARHATSAPVFRSSSHRPPCHVCTRLPVFLTSPAMPRLHPSSGLPHTARHATSAPVFRSYPQRPPCHVCTRLPVFLTPPAMPRRPRLPVFLTPPAMPRLHPSSGLPHTARHATSAPVFRSSSHRPPCHVCTRLPVFLTPPAMPRLHPSSGLPHTARHATSAPVFGGDAVPPSCYSLSSSSQAAVVAAAQSKQLCTQLGHAAAFARGRHVMATSALTGNRNTDQLKKFPYEVRHPEEQLLGLICDLTGFFQKQQM, encoded by the exons ATGCCACGTCTGCACCCGTCTTCCGGTCTTCCTCACACCGCCCGCCATGCCACGTCTGCACCCGTCTTCCGGTCTTCCTCACACCGCCCGCCATGCCACGTCTGCACCCGTCTTCCGGTCTTCCTCACACCGCCCGCCATGCCACGTCTGCACCCGTCTTCCGGTCTTCCTCACACCGCCCACCATGCCACGCCTATACCCGTCTTCCGGTCTTCCTCACACCGCCCGCCATGCCACGTCTGCACCCGTCTTCCGGTCTTCCTCACACCGCCCGCCATGCCACGTCTGCACCCGTCTTCCGGTCTTCCTCACACCGCCCGCCATGCCACGTCTGCACCCGTCTTCCGGTCTTCCTCACACCGCCCGCCATGCCACGTCTGCACCCGTCTTCCGGTCTTCCTCACACCGCTCGCCATGCCACGTCTGCACCCGTCTTCCGGTCTTCCTCACACCGCCCGCCATGCCACGTCTGCACCCGTCTTCCGGTCTTCCTCACACCGCCCACCATGCCACGCCTATACCCGTCTTCCGGTCTTCCTCACACCGCCCGCCATGACACGTCTGCACCCGTCTTCCGGTCTTCCTCACACCGCCCGCCATGCCACGTCTGCACCCGTCTTCCGGTCTTCCTCACACCGCCCGCCATGCCACGTCTGCACCCGTCTTCCGGTCTTCCTCACATCGCCCGCCATGCCACGTCTGCACCCGTCTTCCGGTCTTCCTCACACCGCCCGCCATGCCACGTCTGCACCCGTCTTCCGGTCTTACCCACAACGACCGCCATGCCACGTCTGTACCCGTCTTCCGGTCTTCCTCACACCGCCCGCCATGCCACGTCGCCCCCGTCTTCCGGTCTTCCTCACACCGCCCGCCATGCCACGTCTGCACCCGTCTTCCGGTCTTCCTCACACCGCCCGCCATGCCACGTCTGCACCCGTCTTCCGGTCTTCCTCACACCGCCCGCCATGCCACGTCTGCACCCGTCTTCCGGTCTTCCTCACACCGCCCGCCATGCCACGTCTGCACCCGTCTTCCGGTCTTCCTCACACCGCCCGCCATGCCACGTCTGCACCCGTGTTTGGGGGAGATGCTGTTCCACCTTCCTGCTACAGCCTTTCCAGCTCCTCCCAGGCCGCCGTCGTGGCGGCAGCGCAGAGTAAACAGCTGTGCACACAGCTGGGCCACGCTGCTGCATTCGCCAGGGGGCGACACGTCATGGCGACTTCCGCATTGACAGGAAATCGGAATACAGACCAGTTAAAGAAATTCCCCTATGAGGTTCGCCATCCAGAGGAACAGCTTTTGGGATTAATATGCGACCTCACAGG ATTCTTCCAGAAACAGCAGATGTAA